aagttagatGAGTATTTGATTCAAGCCACATTTTAGACAAGCCACACTAGgaccccacatgacatacacataaAAAGTGTGGCAAAATTCTCTTAGATTTATCAACTTGTGGCTTTTATTTTGATGAACTAATTTTAGACAAATTTGGCTAAAATGTATGACAAAATGTGGCAATGCAAGCCGTGGAACCAAACAGCCCCGAAAACCGACGCGAGCTTTATCTTCTCCCTGGATGTGCCCCCAGCCCATTTCCTCCATGGCCCCGTCGAAGCGGACGCCCATCTCGTACCCAGCACCCGCCGTCCGCATGTACCAATCCCTCCCCTggccccggcgccgccccgcccccatCCCCTCCCCTGGTTCTGCTCCGATGCCGATCCGGTAAACAACCGCCGGCAGGCTCCTCCCGTACGGCCGCCACGTCCACGCCCACCGCCGCTGCGCTCTGTACCCAACCTCCCACCATCTTCTCAGCGACCCCGCAAGCCGTCGCCGGCTCGACCCCGCGTGTCGTGTGCCCGCTACCCCATCCCGTCGCACCTCCCTACCCCCACCATCtctgaccaccgccgccgcccattGCACTGCAGAACCACCTGTCGTCGCCCATTGCACTGCAGAACCACCCGTCGCCGCCTACTGCATCGATAGGTGAGCTTCTGGTGAGTGCCTCCTGTGAACGTTCCAAGGAAAACGCCCACCCTGGCGCAATAATCctcttttatctctcaattttgtTCAAACAATATAGCATGGGATCAGTTAGTATGGAAAatggaaaattccttctctgaagTCCTAGTTTGATGGACAGAAGCCTTCAAAAAAATAATCCAAATTGTCATCTGTTTTTGTTGTGGTACGAGTGCCCTCAACTTGTTTGTAATTATACCTATGAGAGACTGAACAAATCCTTTTCAATTGTATGTGTGTGTGACAGGTTCCTGATTGTGTTGTCGTAATTGCACTCATCCTCTATGGGGTCCATCAGAACTGAAGTGCATCACTCGAATCAACCCATTCTGTTGTTATTCTTAAATTGCGTGATCTGTGATAATCGATTTGTCTAACACCAATGGCATGCTCGTTCATTTTAACTCACAGAAAGATGACACCCTGCATTCTTGCCGAGACTGTCAATATGTGGGAGAGAGGGCACTGTTAACTCCTTCCCATTGTGCTCGTCTCATGCTCGGAGGAGGCAAGAGCAAATCCGGTGTGATCCGGATCATCGTGCAGCCAAGCACAAACAGGATCCACCATGATGCTCAATATGAGGACGCTGGGTGTGAGATTTCAGAAGACCTATCAGAGTGTGGTCTTATCATAGGCATAAAGCAACCACAGGTAATATCAGAACCATCAATCTAGATAGTCTAATCGAATTGGATCTGTAGCATGTGAAAATGTTCTGAGATGTGTTTTATTGTACAGTTGGAGATGATTCTTCCAGATAGAGCATATGCGTTCTTCTCACACACCCACAAGGGCCCAGAAGGAGAATATGCCGTTGTTAGATATGGTATTCATTATTGCGGGTGTGCATTTCTGTCAAGGAAATGGTGTGCTAAATTGCTGGTTCATATTTTTCAGATCATGGAAGTAGGAGTGTCCTTGTTTGATTATGAGCTAATTGCTGATGACGATGCGAAAGGAATGCTGGCATTTGCGAAATTTTCTTGTAGAGCTGGGCTGATAGACTTCTTGCATGGTCTCGGACAGTGTAAAAACATTATTCAGTTCCTGATATTCTTAtctctatgatgctctctttgctaTCTGGACTTATCAGAAGTCTATCACAAGCAATTGCTCACGCAGAAGTGAAGTGCAAGTTCATATTACATAGTTTTCAGTATAAAGCAATGTGTTTAGTGATTGTTGACTATGCATTCAACTAAAGTATTTACCTTGCAATTGTAGGGTATTTGagccttcaaaaattccaagttTCTCATCTGTTTTTTGTTATGACTGCGCTCAACTTGTTTGCGACTATACCTATGAAGACAATCAATTCTTTTCAATTGTATGTGTTTCTGGGCTTTAACAAGTttttgttgttgtggttgttgctGTATATGCGGTCTCATTTCTTTTGAGGGTGGAATATCTATTCCATTAAACTTGGTGCACCAGATCGGCGTTCACCAATACAGAAACAAAGTCAGGGGCATCCATCGCCCATACAGAGAGAGGAACCTCAGCCGGTAGGCCAAATTGTGCCAGGGCATGTGCTACACTAGTACAACCACGAGGACAAAAAGTGAAGTCAAAGAACTCAAAGGATGCACGGCCCAGACTCCTTGCTTCCCTGAAGAGAACGCCGAGTTCTTCGGCCACGTCATAGTCCCTGGACTTGATGGTGTTGATCAGTGTGAGGCAATCTGATTCAAATGACTCGTTGTGCACCCAGATCAGCAGCACCCTCGATTGCATTCAGACATGCCATTGCCTCAGCCTGCAGAGGGCTTTGCACATGTTCCAGCTTGCCTGCAGCAGCTGCAAGGAAGCTTCCTGTTTCGTTGCGAGCCACAAAACCCCAGGCGCCTGTGTTAAAAAAAAAAACAGGCGCCGGACCCTGTCTCCACTCGGTAAGCAGCGTCCAGGTTAATCTTAACAGTATCAGAGGTAGGTGGGTTCCAACAAGGCTGTGAATTTGACTGTGGAGCTTGTGTATGGGACTGGGGTTGCCCACTTGCAAAGTCCAGAAGATGTTTAGAGATGAGGGCACTCACTTCTGTTGCTGATTGCTGTTTCTCGCCTGCATTTGTTTTGTTCCTGGTAGTCCACCAATCCCACAATAACACGGCTACACGGAGCTTCTTCTCGATCAGAAGCGCACATACCTCATGAATCACATCAAAGGAGTCTCGGCGCTGACATAACTGAAGCCTGACATCTTCTAACTGCTGCTCCCTCCAAACTGCTTTAACCGTCTTGCATCTCAAGAAAAGGTGTCCTCCATCCTCGTCCAGTCTAGCACACATCGGGCATCGAGTGTCAAGTTCAATCTTCGTGCGCTTGACGTTTAGTTTTGTGGGAAGACTATTATGTGCCAGCCGCCACAAGAACATTCGAACTTTCCCCGAGAGATTCAAGCTCCATATATGCTACCACTTCTCTGATGTCAAAGCCTGGGCGCTGGAGCTTCCAGCATCCTGGTGATTTCTTGCCTCTTTGAGACTCGCCCCAACCTGATACGCCGACTTGACCGAAAAGACCCCTTTCTTATCATAGTGCCATGATAGAAAATCCTCCATCCCGGATCTCAAGGGAATAGCAAGAATGGTTGTTGCATCCTCCGGTGTGAACAATTCCGTCACAAGCTCAACATCCCAGTTCTCCGTCACCAGATCAATCAGTTCGTGTACCTTGGTTATGATTGCTCGGATTTCAAGTAGTCCCCCTTGGAAGCCATGAATCAGTCCAGACATTGACCTGCCGACCATCGCCAATACGCCAAATGACCCCTTCCTTGAGCAGCTCACGTCCCCTTAATATGCTTCGCCAGGTGTAGGACATACCTTGTGGTTCTGGTGCTTCCAGAATGAAGCAGTCCGGGTGGTACTTGGCTTTCAGCACCACGGCACACAATGATTCTGGATTTTCTATGAGCCTCCACACTTGCCGAGCAAGCATGGCCATGTTGAAAATATGCAAATCCCGAAAACCAAGGCCGCCCTTCTTTTTCCCTCTCATAAGCTTATCCCAGCTGATCCAATGGCATTTGCGCACTCCATCTTGTTGGTTCCACCAATACCTACTAATCATTGCACTGATTTCATCACACAAGCTTTTAGTCAAGTCAAAACATGACATAGCATAAGTGGGAATGGCCTGTGCAACTGCCTTAATTAGAGTCTCCTTTCCCGCCTTGGACAAGAGCCTCTCAATCCACCCCCGAATTCTTCTCCATATGCTCTCCTTTATGTACTCAAATTCTTTGCTCTTTGCTGCTCCCAGGCGAACCGGCAAACCAAGATATCGTTCGTTCTGCGATTCAGATGGGATACCTAGGACATTCAGTACTTGCTGCTTGTTGGTAGTATCAGTCTTCTTACTGAAAAAGGCCGAAGACTTCTCTCtgtttattttctgtccagatTGGGCCTCATATAATGCAAGTATCTCCTGAAGACGGGCTGCACTTGCTGTTGTAGCTTTCATCACTATCAAGGAGTCATCAGCGAAGAACAAATGGTTGATGCTCGGGGCGCCAGGACAGATTTTAACTCCCGCAATGGTCTGATCCACCTCCGCTTGTTGCAACAATACTGAGAAAGCTTCCGCACAGAGGATAAACAGGTATGGTGACAAAGGGTCTCCTTGTCGCAAACCCCTCTGAGGGAGGAAGGCCTCGGTAACCTTGTTGTTGAACTTAACCCGATAGGAGACAGACCTCACACACTTCATAACCAAATTCACCCAGGCAGGAGCAAATCCCATCTTGTCCATCATTCCTTCGAGGAAACTCCACTCCACCCTGTCATATGCCTTCCTCATGTCTAGTTTCACGGCCACAAGCCCTTGTCTGCCGCCTTTCTTGCGATGCATTAGATGGGTGATATCGTAGGCGAGCAAACACATTATCGGTAATCATGCGCCCAGGAACAAAGGCAGATTGGGTTGGGGAAATTATATCTGGCAGGATCAACTTCAACCGATTTGCCAAAACTTTTGAAATGAGCTTGTACAGGACATTACAAAGACTGATTGGGCGATATTGTAATAGAGATTCTGGGTCCTTAACTTTGGGGATCAGCACTATTGTAGTCTCATTCCACCCCTCCGGCATAAGGTTACCATTAAGAACACCGAGTACTTCCTCTTTCACCTTGGGCCCAACCTTCTGCCAAAACTTCTTATAGAAAACCGCCGGCATGCCATCAGGTCCTGGAGCTTTTAAATCACCAATTGCATCGAGAGCACTTTCCACTTCCTCCCCGAAAAAAGGTTTGGTGAGGATATCATTCATTGGCGGGGTCACTGACAGGGGAACATGCTTTAAGATATCGTCATTTGGTGTTCCTGCAGAAGATACGAACAAAGTTTTGTGGTAGTTAGATGTAAAGGGTCCTATATCTTCCTCCCTCTCCACTACACTTCCATCTTCCTTCCTCAATCTTCTAATTAAATTCTTCCTCCGTCTCTCCGACGGATGGGCATGAAAGAAGCCTGTGTTTCGGTCGCCGTACTGCAGCCAGTTTACATGTGCTCTCTGCTGCCAATACAAGTTGTGTTGGCTCTCAAGGCGGCTCAGCTTATACCTTAGTAAATGCTCTCGGAAAATGTTGTGCTGGTCAATTCCTCCTCGTCTACACCGCTCAAGTTCCCTTTTGATGTTCTTAATTCTATGTTTCAACTCCCCCAGCACCTCCCTATCCCACTTCAGTAATCTTGCACCCACCTCTCACCGCCTCTCCCACCGAACCAACCCCCTCCTGAAAATCTTCATTCCAAGCCTCCTCCACCACCTGGCCACATCCCTCTTCTTGGAGCCACCGCGCCTCAAATCGAAAGCACTTTGGACCCTGACCCGCAGCCGTCTGCAGACTTTGTCCGTTAAGCTCAGCAATGATTGGGCGGTGGTCAGAATGTCTTGGATCATCGTTAATAATCTTATGCAGAGGGCACATACACCTCCAAACCACATTCGCCACTGCCCGGTCCAGTCTCTCCCGCGTGTACCCCTCTGCATCCGTCCAGTTATTTCTCCAGGTGAAAGGATCTCCAAGAAACCCCAGGTCCTCCAACCGACAGTGTTCAAGGCATCTTCGGAAAGCTTCCATACAACCCTAGGCCCGAGCCGGCCCTCCTTCCTTCTCACCCCCAAAGAGGATCTCGTTGAAGTCTCCAAGGCAGAGCCATGGTAGATTTGAGTGCCCATGGAGAGCTCTAAGAAGCTTCCATATGCGGTCTCATTTCTGAAAAATGCTATCTTTCAGGCTGAACTTAGTGTTTTATTCATTCTACTCAGTGTGCCATGTACATATTAACCCATGCAAAAAGTTTGAACATATGTTAACCCATATTAACCATGTCCATATTTTGTTGTATTGTTGAAAATGTACCCCGATAACTCTTGTGTAAATAACATGGCAATACACGCATCGCAGACCTGATACCCAAGGTATTTAGGAACCGAGAAAAAAGTTGGTGAAAACATACCCATAACaacttctgtgtaaatagcatgataatatatgcATCATAGACCTGATAACTTAAGTACAAACACTGGTAATTTTGACCATGGGAAACAAAATTATTGGAAGCATTTCCCCCGGCAATTTATgtataaatagcatgataatatatgcACCACAGACGTGGTAACTTAGTACAAAACACCATGATAACTTTGGCACTAGGAAAAAAATGTTAAAAAACATAGCTCGGTAACTTCTGTGCAAATAGCAAGGTAATACATGCCCCGCAGGCATGATAACTTAGGCACAAACACCGTGTGACTCTCACCTGGTAAAATTGAAAAAACATACCCCCAGTGActtctgtgtaaatagcatgataatgtAAGCACCACAGACCTTATAACTTTCATACAAACATCGTGGTAATTTTGAAAGGGGGGAAGGGGATTTTGTGTAAATTATGTGACAATTTTTCTAGTTCAAGTGTTGACCCCGATTATGTAATCCTCGTAAGTCTAGAAAAAGTATGATTATGTGTGAAAACATACCATGagaaaatagcatggtaatataggAATCACTCATGCAAGCTTCTCACCGAGAGTACCTTTCTACACCGGAATCACTCATGTATAGaaaatgctcctggtgtgaacaatacaataaaaaaaattgatttttttaaataattctgaatttttttgggaCATACTTTCGCAAATGTTTGTCATGCATGCAAATTTTCATCACGAAATCACATTGGTGCAAGTCGtgccaaaaaaacaaaatcaaagctccaaaatgcttttgtaagtaacattttcagagcatcgattttgtttttttaccacgccttccaccaatgtgattttgcgatgaaattttgcatgcacaactaACATTTGTGAAAGAATGCCacaaaaaaatttcagaattttttgattttttaatgttttttatattactgttcacaccaggagcatttcCTCCTGGGTGTAGAAACTCCACGTCCGCTTCTCACAAACTACACATGGTTTCTACGTAAAATTTGTAATAATGTTACTTAGATTTAGAATTTGTTATCACTATAGAGTGATCACCTCCATTTGTAATAGAGTAGAACTTTAATTAGTACTCTTCTGCATAGCATCTATTTCCATACATTATCTTTAATATATTGAGTTTACATTCATTTCTCCCATTGTCTATTACATGCCATCGATTGATCAATTTTCTATCGATTATTTTTAAAATAATCATGTGATATAGCCATTTGGTTCAAAAATCTATATTGTTTGGAAGCTAACTCTACATATTGTTATTCTAACTAAGCAGGTGATCTCACTAATTAATCTATCTCTCTCAACATGTAACCATGCCACCTTAAGATACAAGCCTGCATAGGTAAAACCTCTACCTGCAACAACGCATAGGAAAATACTACATATATTCATTAAATATTAACTATGTAATATTCCTCTACAATAACTTATGTGTACTTTTAGTTTCAGTTCTCATATTATTAATCCAAATGTTCATGCTGCATGTAGCTAAATTTGAAATGTGTTGCAACCTATTCccacagcaacgcgcggggtatcatctagttctaCTAATAATGCGTATTGCACGCCATCCCCCTATTTGGCTACCTCATGTGGCAAACCTCCAATGCTTAATTCCGCAAACATTGTGCATGTTCCTGCCATTCCACAAATCTACAAAGGAGGGGGCAGAAGAAGCCATACCGGCAGTCTCCACCACGGTAAATAGAACCATAATATTATCAGTGAGCCCTCAACACTACTCACCACAATCCAGACCGCGCTTCTTCCCTACATATATAATTCACCCATTAGTCAAAGAAAAGTTATACTTCCTCCGCCCAGAATTAGTTGATGCTCAAACGGATGCGTCTAGCACTAAAAtgcgtctagatacatccgtttgaggcAACGGGGGCCAATGCCCCCCCCTCTAGGAAAACTCTTGACTGTACCCTAATTACTAGGCTTGAATATCAAAGGTTTCTCAGAGTTCATGCATAacttatcccccccccccctcaacaCTAATTAGCCCCCCTCAACAATCTTCATCAAGCTCCGCCACTGTGTGCAAGCATCTCCAGTTAAGTGTTTCTGCCCCGTGGCAAACCTGTGAGGGGAATCTGCTACCATCTTCGCCAAATATATGATCAATCCATTGACAACCTTGTTAAATACATTGCTGCACTGGCAGGCACCTTAGAACCATTGACCTTGATGGCAGCTTTGTTCCAGGTCGAGTGAGATAGAATGTCCTGGTCGGTGAATGCTAGAATACAAAGTTCGTAGTACATGCACACCCTCTTCCTTGATGGGCATATGACCCGTGCATCGTGGAAGGCCTCATTGAGACATGCCATGCATGTATATGCATCTATACCAGGACGACAATACCCCATGCCATATACCCTGCTCCCCCAGGAACAGAGAACCTTTCCGCCAAACAGATCTGGGGGGGAGGACACCGCGTTGGCCAGCCCTGCAGACAGCTCCTCCAAGCTCTTCTGGTAGCTGCTGGGCACTGTGTAATTAATTCCCATCACATTCAAGAGACTCCGGTGAGAACAACAAAAGCaaggggagccactgctggtatcTTTATGCCTGCGGCAGT
This region of Triticum aestivum cultivar Chinese Spring chromosome 2D, IWGSC CS RefSeq v2.1, whole genome shotgun sequence genomic DNA includes:
- the LOC123052074 gene encoding alpha-aminoadipic semialdehyde synthase isoform X2; the encoded protein is MGSIRTEKDDTLHSCRDCQYVGERALLTPSHCARLMLGGGKSKSGVIRIIVQPSTNRIHHDAQYEDAGCEISEDLSECGLIIGIKQPQLEMILPDRAYAFFSHTHKGPEGEYAVVRYGIHYCGCAFLSRKWCAKLLVHIFQIMEVGVSLFDYELIADDDAKGMLAFAKFSCRAGLIDFLHGLGQCKNIIQFLIFLSL
- the LOC123052074 gene encoding alpha-aminoadipic semialdehyde synthase isoform X4 yields the protein MGSIRTEKDDTLHSCRDCQYVGERALLTPSHCARLMLGGGKSKSGVIRIIVQPSTNRIHHDAQYEDAGCEISEDLSECGLIIGIKQPQLEMILPDRAYAFFSHTHKGPEGEYAVVRYDHGSRSVLV
- the LOC123052074 gene encoding alpha-aminoadipic semialdehyde synthase isoform X1; this encodes MLVHFNSQKDDTLHSCRDCQYVGERALLTPSHCARLMLGGGKSKSGVIRIIVQPSTNRIHHDAQYEDAGCEISEDLSECGLIIGIKQPQLEMILPDRAYAFFSHTHKGPEGEYAVVRYGIHYCGCAFLSRKWCAKLLVHIFQIMEVGVSLFDYELIADDDAKGMLAFAKFSCRAGLIDFLHGLGQCKNIIQFLIFLSL
- the LOC123052074 gene encoding alpha-aminoadipic semialdehyde synthase isoform X3 encodes the protein MLVHFNSQKDDTLHSCRDCQYVGERALLTPSHCARLMLGGGKSKSGVIRIIVQPSTNRIHHDAQYEDAGCEISEDLSECGLIIGIKQPQLEMILPDRAYAFFSHTHKGPEGEYAVVRYDHGSRSVLV